One window of Paenibacillus sp. FSL K6-3182 genomic DNA carries:
- a CDS encoding extracellular solute-binding protein — protein MKKKSSVSIVTGSLIIALALAGCGSNNQANSTEQNKATEKPTDKATDKETDKKVTIEYWQYEFPAKVELINELIKEFQTLHPNITVKQTNFPYDQYNQKVATLVPAGKGPDVINLYYGWLPKYVSSGYLQPLPEDHFPTAEIESNFYPLVSAAKINGSYYAIPTAVRTLALFYNKDLLSKANITELPTTWEQLVDVSKKLTETDAKGQFVTEGFAWEPGAQLHHWYRDGLLHQAGGQDLSDDRRKILWAETPAGLEAFQYLIDFAVKHKVGINGFYENDSNAFMTGHAAINIDGSFRLGSIKKDFPDLNYGVAPLPSYKTKSAPSSFWANAIPKNVEGDKLKAASEFLEFLTSKEVQEKWVEQIGELPAQKAVATQDKYVNDEKLGPFISQLDDSRAHFFIDETQEKTLFVDATNEVLLNKVPVEKAFQDLVAKTQKLYDDYWAAADKK, from the coding sequence TTGAAGAAAAAAAGCTCAGTTTCTATCGTTACAGGATCACTTATCATCGCACTTGCTCTAGCAGGCTGCGGCAGCAACAATCAAGCAAACAGCACAGAACAAAATAAAGCAACGGAAAAACCAACCGATAAGGCAACAGACAAAGAAACAGATAAAAAAGTGACGATTGAATATTGGCAATATGAATTTCCAGCCAAGGTTGAACTGATCAACGAACTCATAAAAGAATTCCAAACCTTACATCCGAACATTACCGTAAAACAAACCAACTTCCCTTATGATCAATACAATCAGAAGGTTGCTACGCTGGTGCCAGCCGGCAAAGGCCCAGATGTTATTAACCTCTACTATGGCTGGCTGCCGAAATACGTCTCATCCGGTTACTTGCAGCCGCTGCCTGAGGATCATTTTCCAACTGCGGAAATTGAAAGCAATTTTTACCCATTAGTCAGCGCCGCAAAAATTAATGGCTCTTATTACGCTATTCCTACTGCCGTACGCACACTCGCCTTGTTCTACAATAAGGATCTATTGTCCAAAGCCAATATTACTGAGCTTCCTACGACATGGGAGCAGCTGGTAGACGTATCCAAGAAACTGACAGAAACAGATGCCAAAGGGCAGTTTGTCACTGAAGGTTTCGCATGGGAGCCCGGTGCGCAGCTGCATCACTGGTATCGAGATGGTCTGCTGCATCAAGCAGGCGGTCAAGACTTAAGCGATGATCGACGCAAAATATTATGGGCAGAAACACCTGCAGGTTTGGAGGCATTTCAATATTTAATCGATTTTGCCGTGAAGCATAAGGTTGGGATTAACGGATTTTATGAGAATGACAGCAATGCCTTTATGACCGGTCATGCAGCTATTAATATCGACGGTTCCTTCCGACTTGGCTCCATTAAGAAGGACTTTCCAGATTTAAACTATGGCGTTGCACCTCTTCCATCCTACAAAACCAAATCAGCTCCGTCCTCCTTCTGGGCGAACGCCATTCCCAAAAATGTTGAAGGCGACAAGCTGAAGGCTGCTTCTGAATTTTTGGAATTTCTAACGAGCAAAGAGGTTCAGGAGAAATGGGTAGAGCAAATCGGAGAGCTTCCAGCACAAAAAGCGGTTGCGACGCAGGATAAATACGTAAACGACGAGAAGCTAGGGCCATTTATTTCCCAATTGGACGATAGCCGCGCGCATTTCTTCATCGACGAAACCCAAGAAAAAACATTGTTTGTTGATGCGACAAATGAAGTGCTCCTCAATAAAGTTCCGGTCGAGAAAGCCTTTCAAGACCTTGTAGCCAAAACGCAAAAGCTCTATGACGACTATTGGGCTGCTGCAGACAAAAAGTAA
- a CDS encoding sugar ABC transporter permease, translated as MIAHALKLTVRKSRELFLTRLSYRTQRYLFIYITLGIPLLYFLSTRLLPILYAFNVSVREWDLLSPSKPYVGLANFKALFTDEIFLKSIANTFKFVVIGVPGQLIVGLFVALLLHNIKRLRGLFRTVYFIPYVTSIVAVSWVFRWILMRNGWLNEMLLNLGLEPQLFLQSPRQALILITLTMIWQSTGFQMLIFMTGLEAIPRMYYEAAAIDGASAWRKFRHITLPLLNPVIVFSAVIGVISYLQSFGQVLSMTNGGPLNATTTMVLHIYNLAFQQFKMGSAAAATVILFVVILVLTLLQLKVLNKKVEY; from the coding sequence ATGATTGCACATGCCTTAAAGCTAACCGTACGCAAAAGCCGAGAACTGTTCCTCACACGTTTATCCTACCGCACGCAGCGTTATTTGTTTATTTATATTACGCTTGGAATTCCTCTGCTTTATTTCCTCAGCACGCGGTTGCTCCCCATCCTGTATGCCTTCAATGTGAGCGTTCGTGAATGGGATTTATTGTCCCCGAGCAAACCTTATGTTGGACTGGCGAATTTCAAGGCGCTGTTCACAGATGAAATCTTCCTCAAGTCGATCGCCAATACGTTCAAATTTGTTGTTATTGGTGTTCCCGGACAGCTGATCGTTGGGCTATTTGTCGCACTGCTGCTTCACAATATCAAGCGGCTGCGCGGCTTGTTCCGTACCGTGTACTTCATCCCTTACGTCACAAGCATCGTCGCAGTAAGCTGGGTATTCCGGTGGATTCTCATGCGCAACGGCTGGTTAAACGAGATGTTATTAAATCTCGGTCTCGAACCGCAATTGTTTCTGCAATCGCCGCGTCAAGCGCTTATTCTCATTACATTAACGATGATATGGCAAAGCACCGGCTTTCAAATGCTTATCTTTATGACAGGGCTTGAAGCGATTCCACGCATGTATTATGAAGCGGCAGCTATCGATGGCGCAAGCGCATGGCGGAAATTCCGTCATATTACGCTTCCGCTGCTTAATCCCGTCATCGTTTTTTCGGCTGTCATTGGCGTTATTTCTTATTTACAATCATTCGGACAGGTGCTGAGTATGACAAATGGAGGACCGCTGAACGCGACAACGACGATGGTGCTCCATATTTACAATTTAGCGTTTCAGCAGTTTAAGATGGGCAGCGCCGCAGCTGCTACTGTTATTTTGTTCGTCGTCATTTTGGTGCTTACGCTGCTTCAATTAAAAGTGTTGAACAAAAAAGTAGAATATTGA
- a CDS encoding carbohydrate ABC transporter permease produces MSTQSVYKTQKNAKSPAERLRTLVIYLLLTLGVGIMLFPFLWMVATSFKLPQDVYNLRLIPETITFDNYAAIFKKAPFAQWIKNTLIISLIATSTVLIFDTAAGYVLAKFSFVGKQLIFLLIISTLMVPTEMLIIPWYLIANELGWSDTYWGVLFPGIITAFGIFLMRQFMDSIPSDLLDAARIDGLNEWRILLHIAIPLVKPAIITLIILTFIGNWNQFIWPLIVLQTEEKFTLPVGIVYFSSELKDTSNWILIMAGTTISIAPLIVIFLIFQKQIIRGITLSGMK; encoded by the coding sequence GTGAGCACACAAAGCGTTTACAAAACACAGAAAAACGCAAAGTCCCCCGCAGAGAGGCTGCGCACGCTTGTCATTTATTTGCTGCTAACGCTCGGCGTCGGCATCATGTTGTTTCCGTTTTTATGGATGGTCGCTACCTCCTTCAAGCTTCCTCAGGACGTTTACAATCTACGCTTAATTCCTGAGACGATAACCTTTGACAACTACGCTGCCATATTCAAAAAGGCTCCTTTTGCACAATGGATCAAAAATACGCTCATCATCTCTCTAATTGCAACCTCTACTGTTCTAATCTTCGATACAGCGGCAGGGTACGTGCTTGCCAAATTTTCATTCGTCGGCAAACAGCTCATTTTTCTGCTCATAATCAGCACCTTAATGGTTCCAACAGAGATGCTCATCATCCCTTGGTATTTAATTGCGAATGAATTAGGCTGGTCCGATACTTATTGGGGCGTGCTGTTTCCCGGTATTATTACGGCCTTCGGCATCTTTCTTATGAGGCAGTTTATGGACTCCATTCCTTCTGATTTGCTGGATGCGGCTCGCATTGATGGACTTAATGAATGGCGTATTCTGCTGCATATCGCGATCCCACTAGTCAAGCCAGCTATTATCACTTTGATTATTCTTACCTTTATCGGGAACTGGAACCAGTTCATCTGGCCGCTCATCGTGCTGCAAACGGAGGAGAAATTCACACTGCCCGTCGGGATTGTTTATTTTTCCAGCGAGCTGAAGGATACGAGCAATTGGATCTTAATTATGGCAGGAACAACGATTTCAATCGCTCCGCTTATTGTTATTTTTCTTATTTTCCAGAAGCAAATCATTCGTGGAATTACGCTTAGCGGCATGAAATAA
- a CDS encoding LLM class flavin-dependent oxidoreductase — MSEPNRRMILNLFLHNAGAHKGAWRHASTKLDEIHDVSHFLRIAKKAEAARIDSLFIADGLSIEAKAVQHGPIFGFEPLTLLSAIATVTERIGLIATVSTSFTEPYNTARIFASLDHISGGRAGWNIVTTGVERTAFNFGLEQLPAHAERYERAREFTEVVLKLWSSWEADALVQDKTSGVYADVNKVHDIQHQGDYYSVRGALNMMRPPQGRPLLIQAGASEDGRNLAAQYAELIFTVQNSFEDAQLFYQDIKERTVKAGRSPHDIKVLPGIHVIVGETEAEARDIARELQQLGSIERSVMSLSNLLGIDFSGYALDDPFPKLPDMGQVNAYQTFYQMVKKIVDNEQLTLRELLEKYWVGNGQLSIAGTPNQVADIMEHWFVNGAADGFSVMPQLAFGGIDAFLELVVPELQRRGLFPSEYAGQNLRENLGFSPL; from the coding sequence ATGAGCGAGCCTAATCGCAGAATGATTTTAAATTTGTTTCTACACAATGCGGGCGCTCACAAAGGAGCTTGGCGTCATGCAAGCACGAAGCTGGATGAAATTCATGACGTCAGTCATTTCCTGCGGATCGCCAAAAAAGCGGAAGCCGCCCGGATAGACTCCCTATTTATCGCGGATGGTCTGTCTATTGAAGCAAAAGCAGTCCAGCATGGTCCGATCTTCGGCTTCGAACCACTAACATTATTATCTGCAATTGCGACCGTAACGGAGCGAATCGGCCTAATTGCTACCGTTTCTACAAGCTTCACCGAGCCCTATAACACAGCTAGAATATTCGCCTCGCTTGATCATATAAGCGGCGGGCGAGCTGGTTGGAACATTGTAACTACTGGCGTAGAACGTACAGCCTTCAACTTTGGGCTGGAGCAATTGCCAGCTCATGCAGAACGTTACGAGCGAGCGCGGGAATTCACAGAGGTCGTGCTCAAATTGTGGAGCAGCTGGGAAGCCGATGCGCTCGTTCAAGACAAAACATCCGGTGTGTATGCCGACGTGAACAAGGTTCATGATATACAGCATCAGGGGGATTATTATTCCGTACGCGGTGCGCTTAATATGATGCGTCCTCCACAGGGAAGGCCTCTGCTTATCCAAGCCGGAGCCTCAGAGGATGGCAGAAATTTAGCTGCTCAATATGCCGAGCTTATATTCACCGTCCAAAACTCATTTGAAGACGCGCAGCTGTTTTATCAAGACATCAAAGAAAGAACAGTCAAAGCCGGACGTTCCCCGCATGATATTAAAGTATTGCCGGGCATTCATGTTATTGTTGGTGAAACGGAGGCTGAAGCTCGTGACATTGCGAGAGAGCTGCAGCAGCTCGGTTCAATAGAACGTTCCGTCATGTCTCTTTCCAATTTGCTTGGCATCGATTTTTCGGGATATGCACTGGATGATCCTTTTCCGAAGCTGCCTGATATGGGCCAAGTTAATGCGTATCAAACCTTCTATCAGATGGTCAAAAAGATTGTTGATAATGAACAGCTGACACTCCGGGAGCTGCTCGAGAAATATTGGGTAGGCAACGGTCAGCTAAGCATTGCTGGAACACCTAACCAAGTAGCTGATATTATGGAGCATTGGTTCGTAAATGGTGCTGCTGATGGCTTTAGCGTTATGCCTCAGCTGGCATTTGGCGGTATTGATGCCTTTCTCGAACTAGTCGTTCCTGAGCTGCAAAGGCGAGGATTATTTCCTAGCGAGTATGCTGGACAAAATTTGCGTGAAAACCTCGGCTTCAGTCCGTTGTAA
- a CDS encoding rhodanese-like domain-containing protein: MEGAHITNTSDLHYPNEHLLADAHWLKNHYQEPNVILLDVRASGYESGHIPGAYWLDAKALKDSSRCTFAAADALAYLLENVGVSNDSTIIVYDDGGGVLAARVFYVLEYYGLKDQVKLLNGGFAAWAAASYETTIDLPLPSKGALTLSAHSELVATKASIQAGLDNCLLVDTRSALEYTGADQRSNRKGGHISGAVHREWNDSLEGADQDGVVRFKAYRDLKQQFDALGIDPAKTIVPYCQTNQRGAHTYFTLRLMGYPHLRPYEGSWDEWGNDEFTEVSQSNASFSSLSNL; this comes from the coding sequence GTGGAGGGTGCTCACATAACGAATACGAGCGATTTACATTACCCCAATGAACATCTTCTGGCAGACGCCCATTGGCTTAAAAACCATTACCAAGAGCCGAACGTCATTTTATTAGATGTCAGAGCCAGCGGATATGAATCAGGCCACATTCCAGGGGCGTACTGGCTGGACGCTAAAGCATTAAAGGATAGCTCACGCTGCACTTTTGCTGCCGCGGATGCTCTTGCTTATTTGCTTGAAAATGTTGGCGTCAGCAATGATTCAACTATCATCGTCTATGATGATGGAGGCGGAGTGTTAGCGGCACGCGTCTTTTATGTGCTGGAGTATTATGGTCTGAAGGACCAAGTGAAGCTATTGAATGGCGGCTTCGCAGCGTGGGCAGCGGCGAGCTATGAAACAACAATAGATTTGCCGCTACCCTCTAAAGGAGCACTGACGTTATCTGCTCATTCAGAGCTGGTTGCCACGAAAGCATCTATCCAAGCTGGGCTCGATAATTGCCTTCTTGTCGATACACGTTCCGCTTTAGAATACACCGGAGCTGATCAACGCTCGAATCGTAAGGGCGGGCATATTTCTGGCGCAGTTCATCGAGAGTGGAACGATTCCCTTGAAGGGGCAGATCAAGATGGCGTCGTGCGTTTCAAAGCTTATCGAGATTTAAAGCAGCAATTTGATGCTCTTGGCATTGACCCTGCAAAAACAATCGTGCCTTATTGCCAGACAAATCAACGCGGAGCGCATACTTATTTTACTTTACGACTAATGGGCTATCCTCATCTTCGCCCCTATGAAGGCTCTTGGGATGAATGGGGCAACGACGAGTTTACCGAAGTGAGCCAATCGAACGCCTCATTCTCTAGCTTATCTAACTTGTAG
- a CDS encoding ABC transporter ATP-binding protein: protein MIHCEGLVKIYKTADLEVFALQGLDLQIESGELMAIIGNSGSGKSTLLNMLGGLDRPTAGKLTVDGRDMLKFKERDFVRYKRESVGFVWQNNARNLIPYLTALENVELPILLTGSRKRWRAKELLDAVGLSHRASNKLYELSGGEQQRVAIAIALANHPKLLLADEPTGSVDSRMANQILDLFRELNRTIGITVVIVTHDPELAKKVDRVAAIRDGKISSEMLRKRSYAEEMAELEQEDEEGTHVEYAVLDKAGRLQVPSNYLESIGVKNSNKLRVELGEGKIILLPPEEKEKAE from the coding sequence ATGATTCATTGCGAAGGGCTTGTCAAAATATACAAAACAGCCGACCTAGAGGTATTCGCCCTGCAAGGCCTCGATCTTCAAATTGAAAGCGGCGAGCTGATGGCCATTATTGGCAACAGCGGCAGCGGCAAATCAACGCTGCTGAATATGCTTGGCGGGCTTGACCGTCCGACGGCGGGGAAGCTGACCGTTGACGGAAGAGATATGCTGAAGTTTAAGGAGCGCGACTTCGTTCGGTACAAGCGAGAGAGCGTAGGTTTCGTCTGGCAAAATAATGCGAGAAATTTGATTCCTTATTTAACCGCGCTTGAAAATGTAGAGCTGCCTATTTTGCTAACAGGCAGTCGCAAGCGCTGGAGAGCAAAGGAGCTGCTTGACGCCGTTGGCCTAAGCCACCGTGCTTCAAATAAGCTATATGAATTATCAGGGGGAGAACAGCAGCGGGTGGCAATCGCCATTGCGCTCGCCAATCATCCTAAGCTGCTGCTTGCGGATGAGCCTACTGGGTCGGTAGACTCGCGAATGGCTAATCAGATTTTGGACTTATTCCGTGAACTGAATCGTACGATTGGCATTACCGTTGTTATCGTTACGCATGATCCAGAGCTTGCGAAGAAGGTAGATCGTGTAGCGGCCATCCGAGACGGCAAGATTTCATCCGAAATGCTGCGCAAACGTTCATACGCGGAAGAGATGGCGGAGCTTGAGCAGGAGGATGAGGAAGGCACGCATGTAGAATATGCGGTGCTTGATAAAGCGGGCCGATTGCAGGTGCCTTCCAACTATTTGGAATCCATCGGTGTGAAAAACTCGAATAAGCTGCGCGTAGAGCTTGGAGAAGGCAAGATTATCCTGCTGCCTCCTGAGGAGAAAGAAAAAGCCGAGTAA
- a CDS encoding ABC transporter permease: MALFIMIIRKMVQNKWLVGSLFIGLVMSVALVSSMPIYSEAILSRMLVKDLETMQSERGIYPGNQYNKLFYTKETPEQVNKIYTKVDRYIREQAQSNFGIPVQELIVDFQSRSMKIRPENDPEPDTKKNLKTMSLRSFSDLEEHITLTDGRMPAEQQPVDGVYEVLVTERSLVQFKTVLDSKFYVNDDKIAGEIAFKPVGVFKKKQDDDPYFRDTDLSELSSSFVISDKLAKQQLMQESRIPVASVGWFFVLDYSKLELSLVDGFIQTTNKIRNVMLNNVTMYQAVSETPALDTISKYMVRAEQLKTLMWSLNVPVLIMLGFYMFMVSNLIADRQKNEIAVLRSRGAARWQVISSYAVEGIILCGIAFGVGPLLGVILTEMLGASNGFLEFVQRVRLPVKLTDESFRYGAIASGVCFVIMMIPIIMATRVSIVGHKQQLARLLKSPLWHKMFLDVIALALAIYGLYTFRKRLADLQSLGLNADDLNIDPLQFVVPALFIMGAGLLLLRLYPWVLRLIYWIGKKWWPPSVYATLIQVGRSSSQYQFLMIFLIMTIATGVFSASAARTINNNTEDRIRYGNGAEVVLTTQWMNDAPPPPPPGAPSTPAQDLAMLAPVHYLEPAFEPFKALKGVEHAAKVFKKEVAFSVNESNGPATLIGIDSDEFGETTWFRDSLLDYPLNDYLNLLAADPQAVLISQTLADQNKVKPGDTIWVGWSDVPQQPFKVYGIINYFPTFNPNPAVGSVNVSEDKDTSGGRAPMLIVGHLPRIQVQLALEPYDVWLKLKPEVSTSEFYEGLKESKLPITNIVNTREKLVTAKNDPFLMALNGILTLGFVLSILVSFIGFLLYWVLSLRGRTLQNGILRAIGLSLRQLIGMLGVEQLLTSGVAVLIGIGVGNIASRLYVPNFQIAFNPSSLVPPFKVMFDATDLIRIYVLVGFMLVIGLGILAYMLSKLRIHQAIKLGED; encoded by the coding sequence GTGGCTTTGTTTATTATGATTATTCGTAAAATGGTGCAAAATAAGTGGTTGGTCGGGAGCTTGTTTATAGGCTTAGTCATGTCCGTAGCCTTGGTAAGCAGTATGCCGATTTATTCGGAAGCCATTTTATCGAGGATGCTGGTCAAGGATTTAGAGACTATGCAGAGCGAGCGGGGGATATATCCCGGCAATCAATACAATAAACTTTTTTACACGAAAGAAACACCGGAGCAAGTAAATAAGATTTATACAAAAGTAGATCGCTACATACGTGAGCAAGCACAATCCAACTTTGGCATACCGGTGCAGGAGCTTATCGTTGATTTTCAATCCAGATCAATGAAGATCAGGCCGGAGAATGATCCAGAGCCAGATACGAAAAAAAATCTCAAGACGATGTCGCTGCGCTCCTTCAGTGATCTTGAAGAGCATATTACGCTGACGGACGGCAGAATGCCGGCTGAGCAGCAGCCAGTTGATGGCGTTTATGAGGTACTTGTTACAGAACGAAGCCTAGTTCAGTTCAAAACAGTACTGGATTCAAAGTTTTATGTGAACGACGATAAAATTGCCGGGGAAATAGCATTTAAGCCGGTAGGGGTATTTAAGAAAAAGCAGGATGACGACCCCTATTTTAGAGATACGGATCTAAGTGAGCTAAGCTCAAGCTTTGTCATTAGTGATAAACTCGCTAAGCAGCAGCTCATGCAGGAAAGCCGGATTCCGGTAGCGTCCGTTGGTTGGTTTTTTGTATTGGATTATTCTAAGCTTGAGCTAAGCTTGGTAGATGGCTTCATACAAACAACGAATAAAATTCGCAACGTTATGCTTAATAATGTAACGATGTATCAAGCAGTCTCGGAAACACCGGCTCTGGATACGATTTCGAAATACATGGTGCGGGCAGAACAGCTGAAGACGCTCATGTGGTCGCTTAATGTTCCTGTTTTGATTATGCTCGGGTTCTACATGTTCATGGTATCCAATCTAATTGCGGATCGGCAAAAAAATGAGATTGCTGTTCTGCGAAGCAGAGGAGCTGCACGTTGGCAGGTTATTAGCTCTTATGCAGTGGAAGGCATTATTTTATGCGGCATCGCCTTTGGTGTGGGTCCTTTGCTTGGCGTCATCCTAACCGAGATGCTTGGTGCATCCAATGGTTTCCTTGAATTTGTACAGCGCGTTCGACTGCCTGTCAAACTTACGGACGAGTCTTTCCGTTATGGAGCGATTGCCTCCGGCGTTTGTTTTGTCATTATGATGATTCCTATCATTATGGCTACTCGCGTTTCTATTGTTGGTCATAAGCAGCAGCTGGCTAGACTTTTGAAATCACCGTTATGGCACAAAATGTTCCTTGATGTGATTGCATTAGCGTTAGCTATTTATGGCTTATACACATTCCGGAAAAGGCTTGCTGATTTGCAAAGCTTAGGTTTAAATGCAGATGATCTGAACATCGATCCGCTGCAATTTGTTGTTCCTGCTTTGTTTATTATGGGTGCAGGTTTGCTCTTGCTTCGTTTGTACCCGTGGGTTCTTAGACTCATCTATTGGATCGGCAAGAAATGGTGGCCGCCTTCCGTATATGCAACACTAATTCAGGTTGGACGCTCCAGTTCGCAATATCAGTTTTTAATGATTTTTCTTATTATGACGATTGCTACCGGGGTATTTAGCGCTTCAGCAGCAAGAACGATCAACAATAACACAGAGGATCGAATCAGGTATGGCAATGGCGCAGAGGTCGTATTGACTACACAATGGATGAACGATGCACCGCCGCCTCCACCTCCGGGAGCACCGTCAACGCCAGCGCAGGATTTAGCTATGCTCGCGCCAGTCCATTACTTGGAGCCGGCATTTGAGCCCTTTAAAGCACTCAAAGGCGTAGAGCATGCAGCTAAAGTATTTAAGAAAGAGGTCGCCTTTAGCGTAAATGAAAGCAATGGCCCTGCAACGTTAATTGGTATTGATTCCGATGAGTTTGGTGAAACAACGTGGTTCCGTGACAGCTTGCTTGACTATCCGCTTAATGATTATTTGAACCTGCTTGCAGCAGATCCGCAGGCTGTTCTCATATCGCAGACGTTAGCCGATCAGAACAAAGTGAAGCCTGGCGACACGATTTGGGTAGGCTGGAGCGATGTACCGCAGCAACCGTTCAAGGTGTATGGCATCATTAATTATTTCCCAACCTTTAATCCGAATCCTGCTGTAGGCAGCGTAAATGTTAGTGAAGATAAAGATACATCGGGTGGCCGTGCTCCGATGCTGATCGTTGGCCATTTGCCGCGTATTCAAGTTCAGCTTGCACTTGAGCCTTACGACGTCTGGCTTAAATTAAAGCCGGAGGTGAGCACTTCCGAGTTTTATGAGGGGCTTAAGGAATCGAAGCTTCCGATTACGAATATTGTCAATACAAGAGAGAAGCTGGTAACTGCCAAAAACGATCCGTTCCTCATGGCACTAAACGGTATTTTGACATTAGGTTTCGTCTTGTCGATTCTGGTTAGCTTTATCGGGTTTCTATTATATTGGGTATTATCACTCCGAGGCCGGACCTTGCAAAATGGTATTTTGCGCGCGATTGGCCTATCGCTGAGACAGCTTATCGGCATGCTTGGGGTTGAGCAGCTGTTAACATCGGGCGTTGCCGTTCTTATTGGAATAGGTGTCGGAAATATCGCGAGTCGATTATATGTGCCTAACTTCCAAATTGCGTTCAATCCAAGCAGCCTTGTACCGCCATTCAAGGTCATGTTCGATGCAACGGATTTAATACGGATCTATGTGCTTGTCGGCTTTATGTTGGTCATTGGACTAGGCATATTAGCTTATATGCTATCGAAGCTGCGTATTCATCAAGCGATCAAGCTAGGGGAGGATTGA
- a CDS encoding biotin/lipoyl-binding protein produces the protein MSQKLKPILGWSFALLLSASLTGCSLLPAEEAALKPPLVKPAQENYRTVTVEKGTITQEIKGSGSLESTQSEIAQFKGQGGRIAKMMVTSGAQVKKGDVLVQLNVDGLDIQLKEQQLAHAKAKLSFKQAKLGGDNDAIDIAKLQMDIEQLKLDRLTATFNSKQLVAEMNGQVTFVEDLKEGDFVEAYQTLVVISDPSQLRLALRVESGAEISSVDVGFPAMVTFGSEEVKGKVVQTPSSAPSTLNQQLQDRYSKTLFIEVPKVPGNATIGAFADVKIILQQRDDVLKIPRSGVRSFLGRTFVRTLEDGNKIREIDVETGIKGSTEIEITKGLEEGAIVVLQ, from the coding sequence TTGTCGCAAAAGCTTAAGCCGATACTCGGCTGGTCATTCGCGCTGCTTCTTAGCGCTTCACTAACAGGGTGCTCCTTGCTTCCTGCCGAGGAGGCTGCCTTGAAACCTCCTCTTGTTAAGCCGGCGCAAGAGAATTACCGCACGGTAACGGTCGAGAAGGGGACAATCACACAAGAAATTAAAGGAAGCGGAAGCCTGGAGTCAACGCAATCGGAGATTGCACAGTTTAAAGGACAAGGCGGCCGTATTGCGAAGATGATGGTTACCTCGGGAGCGCAGGTGAAGAAAGGAGATGTCTTGGTTCAGCTTAATGTAGATGGACTGGACATTCAATTAAAGGAACAGCAGCTCGCCCATGCCAAAGCTAAGCTTTCATTTAAACAGGCCAAATTAGGCGGTGACAATGATGCGATCGATATCGCTAAGCTGCAAATGGATATTGAACAGTTAAAGCTGGATCGTTTGACGGCGACCTTTAACAGCAAGCAGCTTGTTGCCGAAATGAACGGCCAAGTAACTTTCGTAGAGGATCTGAAGGAAGGCGATTTTGTTGAGGCTTATCAAACGCTTGTTGTCATATCCGATCCATCTCAGCTGCGCCTGGCACTGCGAGTTGAATCAGGTGCGGAAATTAGCAGCGTTGATGTTGGTTTCCCAGCAATGGTTACCTTCGGGTCTGAAGAAGTGAAAGGGAAAGTTGTACAGACACCATCATCGGCTCCTTCAACGCTGAACCAGCAGCTTCAAGATCGTTACTCCAAAACATTATTTATTGAAGTGCCGAAAGTGCCTGGAAACGCCACAATCGGAGCGTTTGCTGATGTCAAAATTATTTTGCAGCAGCGTGATGATGTACTCAAAATTCCACGCAGCGGCGTGCGCAGCTTCCTTGGCAGAACCTTCGTAAGAACGCTTGAGGATGGCAATAAAATTCGTGAGATTGATGTCGAAACGGGCATAAAAGGCTCGACGGAAATTGAAATTACGAAGGGCTTGGAAGAAGGCGCGATTGTTGTACTTCAATAA
- a CDS encoding ABC transporter ATP-binding protein gives MLPITHDIIHASALKRTFGRGSGAVTVLKGVDLSIPSGKLIAFKGRSGSGKTTLINLLSALDRPTEGNITFAGRDLTAMSNHERDMVRRKEMGLIFQSFALIPLMSAYENVEFILRVSGMAANGRKEAAINALEQVGLKSRMHHRPFELSGGEQQRTAIARAIAHKPKLLLADEPTAELDSRTGLQIMKVFRDLVEMAGMTIIMTTHDPAIMEIVDHVYELEDGQIVAKA, from the coding sequence ATGCTGCCTATCACGCATGATATTATTCATGCAAGCGCTTTAAAAAGAACATTTGGACGTGGAAGCGGTGCAGTTACCGTATTAAAAGGTGTTGATTTGTCGATACCATCCGGCAAGCTTATTGCGTTTAAAGGAAGATCAGGTTCTGGAAAAACGACGCTTATTAATTTGTTAAGCGCACTGGATCGTCCGACCGAAGGAAATATTACGTTTGCTGGACGCGATTTGACGGCGATGTCGAATCATGAGAGAGATATGGTACGCCGCAAGGAAATGGGGCTTATTTTTCAATCCTTTGCACTCATTCCTCTAATGTCCGCCTATGAGAACGTGGAGTTTATATTAAGAGTTTCAGGTATGGCGGCAAACGGCCGGAAGGAAGCAGCGATTAACGCTTTAGAGCAAGTTGGCTTAAAAAGCCGCATGCATCATCGGCCATTCGAGCTATCGGGCGGCGAACAGCAGCGAACAGCAATAGCACGGGCAATTGCCCATAAGCCGAAGCTTCTTTTGGCAGACGAGCCTACAGCTGAACTGGATAGCCGCACAGGCTTGCAAATTATGAAAGTGTTTCGTGATTTGGTAGAAATGGCAGGAATGACAATCATCATGACGACACATGATCCTGCAATAATGGAAATTGTTGACCATGTTTATGAATTGGAGGATGGACAAATTGTCGCAAAAGCTTAA